In a single window of the Flavobacterium sp. W4I14 genome:
- a CDS encoding peptidoglycan L-alanyl-D-glutamate endopeptidase CwlK (product_source=KO:K17733; ko=KO:K17733; pfam=PF08239,PF13539; smart=SM00287; superfamily=55166), producing MRTFEEQDALYKLGRTVVNPDGKSKSKPMGNVVTNAKAGQSIHNYGLAMDFALIIDGQETSWNTIKDFDEDDIADWTEVVAIFKANGWEWGGDWKSFKDPPHFQFDFGYTWQQLQAKWNIGDQKDGYVNLKRATLKVANLYRAKAALNLRTGPSITSRKKKVILKGDYLSEISREGEWSNVVFEGIKGYVNNRYLVK from the coding sequence TTGCGCACGTTTGAGGAGCAAGATGCTTTATATAAATTGGGCCGGACGGTGGTTAACCCTGATGGTAAATCGAAAAGCAAACCGATGGGAAATGTTGTGACTAATGCAAAGGCAGGTCAATCGATACATAATTATGGTTTAGCGATGGATTTTGCCCTGATTATAGATGGTCAGGAAACTTCGTGGAATACAATTAAAGATTTCGACGAAGATGATATTGCCGATTGGACAGAAGTAGTTGCTATTTTTAAAGCCAATGGTTGGGAGTGGGGTGGCGATTGGAAGAGTTTTAAAGATCCACCGCATTTTCAGTTCGATTTTGGTTATACCTGGCAGCAATTGCAGGCGAAATGGAATATTGGCGACCAAAAAGATGGTTATGTCAATTTAAAAAGAGCTACGCTAAAGGTAGCCAACCTCTACAGGGCTAAAGCAGCTTTAAACCTTAGAACAGGACCATCTATTACTTCGAGAAAGAAAAAAGTTATTTTAAAAGGCGATTATCTTAGCGAAATTTCGAGAGAAGGCGAATGGAGTAATGTGGTTTTTGAAGGCATTAAAGGATACGTTAATAACAGATATCTGGTTAAATGA
- a CDS encoding hypothetical protein (product_source=Hypo-rule applied) produces MDKLSQTRIQLLHPDLRALATDTFSKAELKLTGRT; encoded by the coding sequence ATGGATAAATTAAGCCAAACCAGAATTCAATTATTACACCCTGATTTAAGGGCTTTAGCAACAGACACTTTTTCTAAAGCCGAATTAAAGTTAACTGGTAGGACATAG
- a CDS encoding putative endonuclease (product_source=KO:K07461; cath_funfam=3.40.1440.10; cog=COG2827; ko=KO:K07461; pfam=PF01541; smart=SM00465; superfamily=82771) encodes MFTVYILRSEKIGKFYIGHTEDINKRLLRHNKGQVTSTRGKGPWTIVYQEYFPSRAEAVQRELEIKSKKSSKYIERLIVDGGTGGHVPT; translated from the coding sequence TTGTTTACAGTTTATATTCTACGTTCTGAGAAAATCGGAAAATTTTATATTGGGCATACCGAAGATATTAACAAAAGACTTCTTCGGCATAATAAAGGTCAGGTTACTTCAACCAGAGGTAAAGGTCCGTGGACTATTGTTTATCAAGAGTATTTTCCTAGTCGAGCAGAAGCTGTACAGAGAGAACTTGAAATCAAGTCGAAAAAGAGCAGTAAATATATCGAAAGGCTAATTGTCGATGGTGGAACTGGTGGACACGTCCCGACCTAG
- a CDS encoding putative endonuclease (product_source=KO:K07461; cath_funfam=3.40.1440.10; cog=COG2827; ko=KO:K07461; pfam=PF01541; smart=SM00465; superfamily=82771), whose translation MFTVYILRSEKIGKFYIGHTEDINKRLLRHNKGQVTSTRGKGPWTIVYQEYFPSRAETAQRELEIKSKKSSKYIERLIVDGGTGGHVPT comes from the coding sequence TTGTTTACAGTTTATATTCTACGTTCTGAGAAAATCGGAAAATTTTATATTGGGCATACCGAAGATATTAACAAAAGACTTCTTCGGCATAATAAAGGTCAGGTTACTTCAACCAGAGGTAAAGGTCCGTGGACTATTGTTTATCAAGAGTATTTTCCTAGTCGAGCAGAAACTGCACAGAGAGAACTTGAAATCAAGTCGAAAAAGAGCAGTAAATATATCGAAAGGCTAATTGTCGATGGTGGAACTGGTGGACACGTCCCGACCTAG
- a CDS encoding putative endonuclease (product_source=KO:K07461; cath_funfam=3.40.1440.10; cog=COG2827; ko=KO:K07461; pfam=PF01541; smart=SM00465; superfamily=82771), whose protein sequence is MFTVYILRSEKIGKFYIGHTEDINKRLLRHNKGQVTSTRGKGPWTIVYQEYFPSRAEAVQRELEIKSKKSSKYIERLIVDGGTGGHVPT, encoded by the coding sequence TTGTTTACAGTTTATATTCTACGTTCTGAGAAAATCGGAAAATTTTATATTGGGCATACCGAAGATATTAATAAAAGACTTCTTCGGCATAATAAAGGTCAGGTTACTTCAACCAGAGGTAAAGGTCCGTGGACTATTGTTTATCAAGAGTATTTTCCTAGTCGAGCAGAAGCTGTACAGAGAGAACTTGAAATCAAGTCGAAAAAGAGCAGTAAATATATCGAAAGGCTAATTGTCGATGGTGGAACTGGTGGACACGTCCCGACCTAG
- a CDS encoding putative endonuclease (product_source=KO:K07461; cath_funfam=3.40.1440.10; cog=COG2827; ko=KO:K07461; pfam=PF01541; smart=SM00465; superfamily=82771) has protein sequence MFTVYILRSEKIGKFYIGHTEDINKRLLRHNKGQVTSTRGKGPWTIVYQEYFPSRAEDIQRELEIKSKKSSKYIERLIVDGGTGGHVPT, from the coding sequence TTGTTTACAGTTTATATTCTACGTTCTGAGAAAATCGGAAAATTTTATATTGGGCATACCGAAGATATTAACAAAAGACTTCTTCGGCATAATAAAGGTCAGGTTACTTCAACCAGAGGTAAAGGTCCGTGGACTATTGTTTATCAAGAGTATTTTCCTAGTCGAGCAGAAGATATACAGAGAGAACTTGAAATCAAGTCGAAAAAGAGCAGTAAATATATCGAAAGGCTAATTGTCGATGGTGGAACTGGTGGACACGTCCCGACCTAA
- a CDS encoding putative endonuclease (product_source=KO:K07461; cath_funfam=3.40.1440.10; cog=COG2827; ko=KO:K07461; pfam=PF01541; smart=SM00465; superfamily=82771) translates to MFTVYILSSEKIGKFYIGHTEDINKRLLRHNKGQVTSTRGKGPWTIVYQEYFPSRAETAQRELEIKSKKSSKYIERLIVDGGTGGHVPT, encoded by the coding sequence TTGTTTACAGTTTATATTTTAAGTTCTGAGAAAATCGGAAAATTTTATATTGGGCATACCGAAGATATTAACAAAAGACTTCTTCGGCATAATAAAGGTCAGGTTACTTCAACCAGAGGTAAAGGTCCGTGGACTATTGTTTATCAAGAGTATTTTCCTAGTCGAGCAGAAACTGCACAGAGAGAACTTGAAATCAAGTCGAAAAAGAGCAGTAAATATATCGAAAGGCTAATTGTCGATGGTGGAACTGGTGGACACGTCCCGACCTAA
- a CDS encoding hypothetical protein (product_source=Hypo-rule applied; pfam=PF07606; superfamily=109854) has translation MNPLTELIVPKNRKYLESLLLKLQANTSAVWGKMAAQQMVEHLISQVEYTNGKNKPFCEVSVEEANSAKQINIYTAIEIPRNVVFGTTQQKLMYPDLISATQQLTTELRDFDRYFAEPGKTEIHGAFGPMTYKEWLIWHSKHFYHHLQQFGLITGSEI, from the coding sequence ATGAACCCGCTAACCGAACTAATAGTACCAAAGAACCGCAAATATTTAGAAAGTCTGTTGCTAAAACTTCAAGCAAACACTTCTGCCGTTTGGGGAAAAATGGCCGCACAACAGATGGTTGAACACTTGATAAGCCAGGTTGAATATACCAATGGTAAAAATAAACCTTTCTGTGAAGTTTCAGTAGAAGAAGCAAATAGCGCCAAACAAATCAATATCTACACAGCTATAGAAATACCAAGGAATGTGGTATTCGGAACAACTCAGCAAAAGTTAATGTATCCAGATCTGATTAGTGCCACTCAACAGTTAACGACAGAACTTCGTGATTTTGACCGGTATTTCGCTGAACCAGGAAAAACCGAGATACATGGTGCATTTGGGCCGATGACCTATAAAGAATGGCTGATATGGCATAGCAAACATTTCTATCACCATTTGCAGCAATTTGGATTAATAACAGGATCTGAAATTTAA
- a CDS encoding MtN3 and saliva related transmembrane protein (product_source=KO:K15383; cog=COG4095; ko=KO:K15383; pfam=PF04193; smart=SM00679; superfamily=53271; transmembrane_helix_parts=Outside_1_3,TMhelix_4_23,Inside_24_35,TMhelix_36_55,Outside_56_59,TMhelix_60_79,Inside_80_85) — MDLIDIIGIVAGIFTSSSIVPQIIKTLKKKKAREVSVFMFIVMMTGNALWVYYGFDKSDIAIISTNFLALGLNITMVVLKYRFRS; from the coding sequence ATGGATCTAATTGATATCATTGGTATTGTAGCGGGTATCTTTACCTCATCTTCGATCGTTCCGCAAATTATAAAAACACTTAAAAAGAAAAAGGCGCGGGAGGTATCGGTATTTATGTTTATTGTAATGATGACCGGTAATGCGCTTTGGGTGTATTATGGTTTCGATAAGTCTGACATTGCAATTATCTCAACGAACTTTTTGGCGCTTGGATTGAATATCACCATGGTGGTACTCAAATACCGCTTCAGAAGCTAA
- a CDS encoding hypothetical protein (product_source=Hypo-rule applied), whose amino-acid sequence MKLKDPILNVLGKQYEPSSMIEVRFGRYDLAFRTDDGGRPILLFIGRKMENGRIVGERYARRLKIEDGKKIKDHWEHKGKAS is encoded by the coding sequence ATGAAATTAAAGGACCCGATATTGAATGTCCTCGGGAAGCAGTATGAGCCTTCTTCAATGATTGAGGTAAGATTTGGTCGATATGATCTGGCCTTTAGAACCGATGATGGAGGTAGACCAATCCTATTGTTTATTGGAAGGAAAATGGAAAATGGCAGAATCGTAGGAGAAAGGTATGCCCGACGCTTAAAAATTGAAGATGGTAAAAAGATAAAGGACCACTGGGAACATAAAGGAAAGGCTTCGTAA
- a CDS encoding hypothetical protein (product_source=Hypo-rule applied) encodes MELQNESHNEGKVARVIEEQTSKLPSDTFLWASLASMGISLTLKCLGHRHNALFVGQWAAPFLLLGIYNKIVKTQGHDQQDPQP; translated from the coding sequence ATGGAATTGCAAAATGAATCACACAACGAGGGAAAAGTAGCCCGCGTAATAGAGGAACAAACATCAAAACTACCATCCGATACCTTTTTATGGGCCTCACTTGCCTCCATGGGTATTTCATTGACATTGAAATGTCTCGGACATCGTCACAATGCTTTATTTGTAGGGCAATGGGCTGCACCATTCCTGCTACTGGGTATTTACAATAAAATAGTGAAAACTCAGGGACATGATCAGCAGGACCCTCAGCCATAA
- a CDS encoding pimeloyl-ACP methyl ester carboxylesterase (product_source=COG0596; cath_funfam=3.40.50.1820; cog=COG0596; pfam=PF00561; superfamily=53474), whose protein sequence is MSRQIYNRTIKVDGINLFYREAGDKQNPSLLLLHGFPTSSIAFRNLMIAMSDQYHLVAPDYPGFGFSEFPVPDNFEYTFGNISALINKFTAAINLDKFFIYLHDYGAPIGLQLCINHPEKISGIIVQSGNAYREGMGPEWDEYIDYWYNPTPAKKKKLIKFLSKEGIKNQYFGGLPEHVLSKVSPELWMIDWAFLKRPGNIERQFELNCDFKTHFEMFPIYQKYFRDHQPPALVIWGKYEIFFSVKEVTCYKRDLPGAQIHVLDGGHDVLDTHFDEVLMLIRNFINNLLNVDALDSMQ, encoded by the coding sequence ATGTCAAGGCAAATTTACAATAGAACCATCAAAGTGGATGGAATTAATCTATTTTACCGTGAGGCCGGAGATAAGCAGAATCCATCTCTACTGCTTTTACATGGGTTTCCAACTTCATCAATAGCTTTCAGGAATCTGATGATTGCTATGTCTGATCAGTATCACCTTGTTGCACCAGATTATCCCGGTTTTGGCTTCAGTGAGTTTCCTGTGCCCGATAATTTCGAATATACATTTGGGAATATATCAGCTTTGATAAACAAATTCACAGCAGCCATAAATCTAGATAAGTTCTTTATTTATCTCCATGATTATGGTGCGCCAATCGGACTTCAACTATGTATAAACCATCCAGAAAAAATTTCTGGTATAATTGTACAGAGCGGAAATGCATATCGTGAAGGTATGGGGCCTGAATGGGACGAGTATATCGACTATTGGTACAACCCAACACCTGCAAAAAAGAAAAAGCTTATTAAATTTTTAAGTAAGGAAGGTATAAAAAATCAATACTTCGGTGGGCTTCCGGAACATGTATTATCTAAAGTCAGCCCGGAATTGTGGATGATCGACTGGGCGTTTCTGAAAAGACCAGGTAACATCGAAAGACAGTTTGAATTAAACTGTGATTTCAAAACCCACTTTGAAATGTTCCCTATTTATCAGAAGTATTTTCGCGATCACCAACCACCAGCGCTCGTTATATGGGGAAAGTATGAAATATTTTTTTCAGTAAAGGAAGTTACATGTTATAAGCGAGATTTACCAGGGGCACAAATCCATGTTTTAGATGGTGGACACGATGTGCTTGATACTCATTTTGATGAGGTACTGATGCTAATAAGAAATTTTATTAATAATCTACTTAATGTAGATGCACTTGATTCAATGCAGTAA
- a CDS encoding hypothetical protein (product_source=Hypo-rule applied; superfamily=53448), which yields MKYLVKEISDGNCDITLLPENLNDRNLLIETTKNLQHDYQEAIQSHYEHALKNEVHGNAAFVSLNSEESNYPKRVNVNYQIILS from the coding sequence ATGAAATACTTAGTCAAAGAAATCAGTGACGGAAACTGCGATATTACATTATTGCCAGAAAACCTGAATGATAGAAATCTTTTAATCGAAACAACGAAAAACCTTCAGCACGATTATCAGGAAGCTATCCAATCGCATTATGAACATGCATTGAAAAATGAAGTTCATGGCAATGCGGCATTTGTTTCCTTAAACAGTGAGGAAAGCAATTATCCGAAAAGAGTAAACGTAAATTACCAGATTATCTTAAGTTAA
- a CDS encoding S-formylglutathione hydrolase FrmB (product_source=COG0627; cath_funfam=3.40.50.1820; cleavage_site_network=SignalP-noTM; cog=COG0627; pfam=PF00756; superfamily=53474) produces MKNSFLIAICLFLFSHVLSAAEVDTALTFSKSMNKNIKAVVIKPDSYKTGKTFPVVYLLHGAGGNYAEWAKKVPGIKNLADQYQFIIVCPDGNVTSWYFDSPVDPEWKYETYVAKELVSYIDEHYKTIAERKGRAITGLSMGGHGALYLAIKHQDVYGAVGSMSGGVDIKPFPNGWNISKRLGTQDEFPERWKQNSVIDMIYRIKPGSLAIAIDCGTEDFFYKMNVRLHDELLYNNIPHDFTTRPGVHNWDYWANAIKFQSVFLSNYFNAKP; encoded by the coding sequence ATGAAAAATAGCTTTTTAATAGCCATCTGTTTGTTTTTGTTTAGTCATGTTTTAAGCGCCGCGGAAGTCGATACCGCTTTAACCTTTAGCAAATCGATGAACAAAAATATTAAAGCAGTGGTAATTAAACCCGATAGCTATAAAACCGGAAAAACTTTTCCGGTGGTTTACCTGCTCCATGGTGCTGGTGGTAACTATGCCGAATGGGCCAAAAAGGTGCCGGGGATTAAAAATCTGGCCGATCAATACCAGTTTATTATTGTGTGCCCTGATGGTAATGTAACCAGTTGGTATTTCGATAGTCCGGTAGATCCTGAATGGAAATATGAAACCTACGTGGCTAAAGAGCTGGTAAGTTATATTGATGAACATTATAAAACCATAGCCGAAAGAAAAGGTAGGGCCATTACCGGTTTGAGCATGGGCGGCCATGGTGCACTATACCTGGCCATTAAACACCAGGATGTTTATGGTGCCGTAGGCAGTATGAGTGGTGGTGTAGATATTAAACCTTTTCCAAATGGGTGGAATATCTCAAAAAGGTTGGGAACACAGGATGAATTTCCAGAACGTTGGAAACAGAACAGTGTGATTGATATGATTTACCGCATTAAGCCAGGATCACTTGCTATTGCCATTGATTGTGGCACTGAAGATTTTTTCTATAAAATGAACGTACGTTTACATGATGAGCTCCTGTATAACAATATTCCTCACGATTTTACCACAAGGCCCGGTGTACATAACTGGGATTATTGGGCCAATGCGATTAAATTTCAAAGCGTTTTCTTAAGCAATTATTTTAACGCAAAACCTTAA
- a CDS encoding AI-2 transport protein TqsA (product_source=KO:K11744; cog=COG0628; ko=KO:K11744; pfam=PF01594; transmembrane_helix_parts=Inside_1_12,TMhelix_13_44,Outside_45_58,TMhelix_59_81,Inside_82_138,TMhelix_139_161,Outside_162_195,TMhelix_196_218,Inside_219_224,TMhelix_225_247,Outside_248_261,TMhelix_262_281,Inside_282_293,TMhelix_294_316,Outside_317_364) produces the protein MLKTYPFYIKAPVILLGLVITVFIMSVLRDILVPLAFAALIAILLNPLTNRFERKMPKIVSIMLAMVIGIVVVVAILYFLSSQVAHFFDDLESIKHKLSQLLEEIRTWLQTTFGISSQKQMQMVNDAANGSKALIGQTLSGLMGVLSVVFLIPVYTFLILLYKTLILNFIYEVFSEENKQKVAEILGETKAAIQSYIIGLLIETSIVAVMNSAALLILGVQNAILIGVIGAILNLLPYIGGIIAIALPVLMATLTMDGFTTQLLIIGAYALIQFIDNNILVPRIVSSKVQINALISIVIVLMGAALWGIPGMFLSIPFIAVLKIIFDRIDGLKPWGKLLGDNIPTEHMGQVKRFRRKKKLATND, from the coding sequence ATGCTTAAAACCTACCCATTTTACATCAAAGCTCCTGTAATTCTTTTAGGATTAGTAATTACAGTATTTATAATGAGTGTGCTGAGAGATATTCTTGTGCCACTTGCTTTCGCTGCGCTAATTGCGATATTACTTAACCCACTAACCAATCGTTTTGAAAGAAAAATGCCTAAAATAGTAAGCATTATGCTCGCTATGGTTATCGGTATTGTGGTCGTAGTTGCCATACTCTATTTTCTATCCTCACAGGTTGCCCACTTTTTCGACGATCTGGAAAGCATTAAACACAAATTATCGCAACTGTTAGAAGAAATCAGGACCTGGCTACAAACTACCTTCGGTATCTCCTCGCAAAAACAGATGCAAATGGTTAACGATGCTGCAAACGGAAGTAAAGCTTTAATTGGCCAAACCTTAAGTGGCTTAATGGGCGTGCTCAGTGTCGTTTTTCTGATCCCTGTTTATACCTTTCTGATCTTGCTGTACAAAACATTGATCCTTAATTTTATTTATGAAGTATTTTCGGAGGAGAACAAACAAAAAGTTGCCGAGATTTTAGGCGAAACGAAAGCAGCAATACAAAGTTATATTATCGGTTTATTGATCGAAACTTCAATTGTTGCGGTAATGAACTCTGCGGCCCTGCTGATCCTCGGCGTACAAAATGCCATTTTAATTGGTGTTATAGGGGCAATACTAAACCTGCTACCCTATATTGGCGGTATTATTGCCATAGCCTTACCTGTGTTAATGGCGACATTAACCATGGATGGTTTTACCACTCAATTGTTAATTATAGGCGCTTATGCACTCATCCAGTTTATCGATAACAATATCCTGGTACCACGCATTGTTTCGAGCAAGGTGCAGATCAACGCACTTATTTCTATCGTAATTGTATTAATGGGTGCTGCACTTTGGGGTATCCCCGGAATGTTCCTTTCCATTCCATTTATTGCGGTACTGAAAATCATCTTTGATCGGATTGATGGACTTAAACCCTGGGGGAAATTACTGGGAGATAATATCCCGACTGAACACATGGGGCAGGTGAAAAGGTTTAGAAGGAAGAAAAAATTAGCTACTAATGATTAA